A portion of the Caenorhabditis elegans chromosome III genome contains these proteins:
- the ZK418.7 gene encoding G-protein coupled receptors family 1 profile domain-containing protein (Partially confirmed by transcript evidence), with product MVEVKIYLFFFFRFHFAVHFLFGDGRMSGQSVPLIFLNCSSIFIFGKDEKYAECPIENGTDPCYLLKEVHRAKEFRTYFLAILPIIFSVIACLLNIGYLIAQLKCFTQEKTSFKKRQVFLISRSLSIILANLLFYVVVIVWKANGFVYTSAMIFILIGGINFLSVTGTYIGLTILLYTAIAHQFWYMTKLTLTHCWLIIGLIWLLSAASSICIGLWGATLFYPESAPISCSFEKCQQPLAIIIVVGLSLCYGTVIGLYIAMMARLHRLVRKSSMIQARSNSNSMTAMKRLGLNMITFAIGSIPILIVCIVALANLRELSSLGEGSKGPCKTFLHSSLFVEVEILASVAAIVWLIAMIIDPVINILADKKMRGLFAKQINRVSQRIRRASTKSTISTDDQ from the exons ATGGTGGAAGTCAAgatatatttgtttttttttttcagatttcatttCGCAGTCCATTTTCTGTTTGGAGATGGGAGAATGAGCGGTCAATCGGTGCCGCTCATATTTTTG AACTGCTCGAGTATATTTATCTTCGGCAAAGATGAAAAATACGCGGAATGTCCCATCGAAAATGGAACCGATCCATGCTACTTGCTCAAG gAAGTCCACCGAGCGAAGGAATTCCGTACTTATTTTCTGGCAATTCTTCCCATTATCTTTTCAGTTATAGCGTGTCTTCTAAACATTGGATATTTAATTGCacaattgaaatgttttacgCAGGAGAAAACTAG tttcaaaaagcGTCAAGTGTTTCTTATAAGTCGATCTCTGTCAATTATTCTGGCTAATTTGTTATTCTACGTGGTTGTTATCGTTTGGAAAGCCAACGGATTTGTATATACATCTGCAATGATTTTCATTCTAATTGGAGGAATCAACTTTTTATCAGTAACAG GTACCTACATCGGTCTCACAATCCTTCTCTACACAGCAATTGCACATCAGTTTTGGTACATGACAAAACTAACTCTCACACATTGTTGGCTTATTATTGGATTGATTTGGCTGCTTTCGGCAGCTTCATCT ATATGCATTGGCCTATGGGGAGCAACTCTTTTCTACCCAGAATCTGCTCCAATATCCTGTTCATTTGAGAAATGCCAACAACCATTAGCCATAATCATAGTTGTTGGTTTATCTCTATGTTATGGTACAGTAATTGGTCTTTACATTGCAATGATGGCAAGATTACATCGTCTCGTTAGAAAATCTTCAATGATTCAAGCACGATCAAATTCAAATAGTATGACAGCAATGAAACGACTTGGATTGAATATGATCACATTTGCAATTGGAAGTATTCCTATTCTTATTGTTTGTATTGTTGCTCTTGCAAATCTTCGAGAGTTATCATCATTGGGAGAAGGGAGTAAAGGCCCTTGTAAGACTTTTTTGCACAGTTCTCTCTTTGTTGAAGTGGAAATCTTGGCAAGTGTCGCTGCAATTGTTTG GCTAATTGCAATGATAATCGATCCAGTTATAAACATTTTGGCTGATAAAAAGATGCGTGGATTATTCGCCAAACAGATTAACCGGGTCTCACAACGAATTCGCCGAGCTTCCACAAAATCCACAATCTCTACGGATgatcaataa
- the ZK418.2 gene encoding BTB domain-containing protein (Confirmed by transcript evidence): MNAFDIINPKETQENSLPNGMEVLKHDDNAFSNQYTSGKSFDELEEKKVDENTEKGIRFSVDFKLHPDAVKKFDSVGQQIRSNCCVVQHNLVMHSFVYSLAVVKDCKQEGFLCKFSVLPVSHTYRYPIEMKKGGVPVTFKPEVPELNDVKFTVNNEMFFDLIKDDNGSYSCDTLVTLDSFKTMTKNGVAIINVGMTIGKEYFEIGNYVNLNLKEAHVVPNSYKILDKIFTGEKVPQCDWVFTVKDGSPSDFHVHGPVLADSSIVMRAAVVSHMSIGPQIAMISHENRLIFNTLKSRDMHVILTYIYHRRYVLPDFDAVSRVGQILSLLFRDEIPKFFESWEADLIKKVKTLDRSDTLKTVAECVRALIRVMSAPHGSMLGAYNVSLIVAADAWQMAEAKGKKVKIEKVKKEIGESWTLIDSILELIDDFKTSVCGTEKVQYV; encoded by the exons ATGAATGCGTTTGATATCATCAATCCGAAGGAAACT CAGGAAAACAGTCTGCCAAATGGAATGGAAGTTTTGAAGCATGATGATAATG cGTTCTCTAATCAGTATACAAGTGGAAAGTCTTTTGATGAGTTGGAGGAGAAAAAAGTGGACGAGAATACCGAGAAAGGAATACGGTTTTCGGTTGATTTTAAGCTTCATCCGGATGCTGTTAAGAAATTTGATTCCGTTGGTCAACAGATTCGATCCAATTGTTGCGTTGTTCAACATAATCTTGTCATGCACTCTTTCGTGTATTCTCTTGCCGTTGTCAAGGATTGCAAGCAAGAAG GGTTCCTGTGTAAGTTCAGTGTACTCCCAGTCAGTCATACATATCGTTATCCAATTGAAATGAAGAAAGGAGGTGTACCTGTTACTTTCAAGCCGGAAGTTCCAGAATTGAATGATGTCAAGTTCACAGTGAACAATGAAATGTTCTTTGATCTTATTAAAGATGACAATGGATCCTATTCATGTGATACACTTGTAACTCTTGATTCGTTCAAAACAATGACCAAg aatggtgTTGCCATCATTAATGTTGGAATGACTATTGGGAAGGAATActttgaaattggaaactaTGTCAATCTGAACTT GAAAGAAGCTCATGTGGTTCCCAATTCGTACAAAATTCTGGATAAAATCTTTACGGGTGAGAAAGTTCCACAATGTGATTGGGTTTTCACGGTGAAAGATGGATCTCCGAGTGATTTTCATGTGCATGGTCCAGTACTTGCCGATTCGAGTATTGTTATGAGA GCTGCAGTGGTGAGCCATATGAGCATTGGTCCACAGATTGCAATGATATCTCATGAAAATCGCTTGATCTTCAATACTTTGAAATCAAGAGATATGCATGTG attCTCACTTACATTTACCATCGTCGTTATGTACTTCCTGACTTTGACGCCGTTTCTCGAGTTGGACAGATTCTATCGCTTCTCTTCAGAGATGAAATCCCaaagtttttcgaaagttGGGAAGCTGATCTGATTAAGAAAGTCAAAACTCTTGAT CGTTCGGATACTCTGAAGACCGTGGCTGAATGCGTGAGAGCCCTAATCCGCGTCATGTCTGCTCCGCATGGCTCAATGCTTGGAGCCTACAACGTATCTCTCATTGTTGCAGCTGATGCATGGCAAATGGCTGAAGCAAAAGGAAAGAAAGTGAAGATTGAGAAAGTGAAGAAGGAGATTGGAGAATCGTGGACATTGATTGATTCGATTTTGGAATT GATCGACGATTTCAAGACATCGGTTTGTGGAACGGAGAAAGTTCAATATGTCTGA
- the fubl-2 gene encoding K Homology domain-containing protein (Confirmed by transcript evidence) has product MNGVNSNTIQIIGADGGIGTLKRPLDSEILDGDLIPTKKSSEVGDLNMGDSDKITDIYPVPEKVVGLVIGKGGSEIRLIQQTSGCRVQMDPDHQSVNGFRNCTIEGPPDQVAVARQMITQVINRNQTGAQPGAAPGEVTEEMLIPADKIGLVIGKGGETIRIVQEQSGLRNCNVVQETTTATGQPKPLRMIGSPAAIETAKALVHNIMNNTQGNAPLLQRAPHQPSGQFGGGYGAQEAQAKGEVIVPRLSAGMIIGKGGEMIKRLAAETGTKIQFKPDTNPNSEDRIAVIMGTRDQIYRATERITEIVNRAIKNNGAPQDRGSAGTVLPGQSIFYMHVPAGKCGLVIGKGGENIKQIERETGATCGLAPAAEQKNEDEKVFEIKGSQLQIHHASHLVRIKVGEISPNTPVPPLQGAGGGYQQQQAMFSAGTQNGGYQSTGGFIQQQQQPQFQHQQQQWAPQNGGGVQQRLPTEMYQNPMQQPQASVIPQASADPAPAVNPATGAPDYSAQWAAYYRSIGLVEQAAMVESQMRRNQSNTAPLGDVSGVPQSQQPYYPQ; this is encoded by the exons ATGAACGGTGTCAATTCAAATACAATTCAG atcATCGGCGCCGATGGTGGCATTGGAACACTAAAACGGCCACTTGATTCGGAAATATTGGATG GAGATCTCATACCGACGAAGAAATCATCAGAAGTCGGCGATTTAAACATGGGTGATTCAGATAAAATAACCGATATTTATCCAGTACCAGAGAAAGTAGTTGGACTAG ttattgGAAAGGGTGGCAGCGAGATCCGTCTCATCCAGCAAACATCAGGATGTCGTGTTCAAATGGATCCTGATCATCAATCTGTCAATGGATTCCGAAACTGTACTATTGAAGGACCACCAGATCAAGTCGCGGTTGCCAGACAAATGATCACTCAAGTTATCAACCGTAACCAAACTGGAGCTCAGCCTGGTGCAGCACCTGGTGAGGTTACCGAAGAAATGCTCATTCCTGCTGATAAAATTGGTCTCGTAATTGGAAAAGGAGGAGAAACAATTCGAATCGTTCAGGAGCAGTCTGGATTGCGAAACTGTAATGTGGTTCAG GAGACTACCACTGCAACTGGCCAGCCGAAGCCACTTCGAATGATTGGAAGTCCTGCAGCAATTGAAACTGCAAAAGCATTGGTTCATAACATTATGAATAACACTCAAGGAAATGCTCCGTTGCTTCAAAGAGCACCTCATCAACCTTCAGGACAGTTTGGTGGTGGCTACGGAGCACAGGAAGCCCAAGCAAAAGGCGAGGTTATTGTTCCTCGTCTGTCAGCAGGAATGATTATTGGAAAAGGAGGAGAAATGATCAAGCGACTGGCAGCGGAGACTGGaacgaaaattcaattcaaaccAGACA ccAACCCAAACTCGGAGGATCGTATCGCAGTGATAATGGGAACGCGTGATCAAATCTATAGAGCTACGGAAAGAATCACTGAAATTGTCAACCGAGCCATCAAAAACAATGGGGCACCACAAGATCGCGGATCAGCTGGAACTGTTCTTCCAGGTCAATCAATATTCTATATGCACGTACCTGCTGGAAAGTGTGGATTGGTCATCGGAAAAGGCGGAGAAAACATCAAACAG ATTGAACGTGAAACTGGAGCCACTTGCGGTTTGGCACCTGCCGCGGAGCAGAAGAACGAGGACGAAAAAGTGTTCGAAATTAAAGGAAGTCAGCTCCAAATTCATCATGCTTCACATCTCGTTAGAATCAAGGTTGGAGAAATTTCTCCGAACACTCCGGTTCCTCCACTTCAAGGGGCTGGTGGTGGATATCAACAACAGCAGGCGATGTTCAGTGCCGGAACTCAAAACGGAGGATATCAAAGCACAGGAGGATTCAttcaacagcagcagcaaccACAGTTCCAacatcaacaacaacaatgGGCTCCACAAAATGGAGGAGGAGTTCAACAACGTCTTCCAACAGAAATGTATCAGAATCCTATGCAACAACCACAAGCCAGTGTCATTCCACAAGCAAGTGCTGATCCCGCACCAGCTGTCAATCCAGCGACAGGAGCTCCTGATTATTCAGCGCAGTGGGCTGCATATTATCG atcgatAGGTCTTGTCGAACAAGCTGCAATGGTAGAGAGTCAGATGCGCCGTAACCAGTCCAACACTGCACCTCTCGGTGACGTGTCTGGTGTTCCACAATCGCAGCAGCCGTACTATCCCCAgtga
- the fubl-2 gene encoding K Homology domain-containing protein (Confirmed by transcript evidence), whose product MGDSDKITDIYPVPEKVVGLVIGKGGSEIRLIQQTSGCRVQMDPDHQSVNGFRNCTIEGPPDQVAVARQMITQVINRNQTGAQPGAAPGEVTEEMLIPADKIGLVIGKGGETIRIVQEQSGLRNCNVVQETTTATGQPKPLRMIGSPAAIETAKALVHNIMNNTQGNAPLLQRAPHQPSGQFGGGYGAQEAQAKGEVIVPRLSAGMIIGKGGEMIKRLAAETGTKIQFKPDTNPNSEDRIAVIMGTRDQIYRATERITEIVNRAIKNNGAPQDRGSAGTVLPGQSIFYMHVPAGKCGLVIGKGGENIKQIERETGATCGLAPAAEQKNEDEKVFEIKGSQLQIHHASHLVRIKVGEISPNTPVPPLQGAGGGYQQQQAMFSAGTQNGGYQSTGGFIQQQQQPQFQHQQQQWAPQNGGGVQQRLPTEMYQNPMQQPQASVIPQASADPAPAVNPATGAPDYSAQWAAYYRSIGLVEQAAMVESQMRRNQSNTAPLGDVSGVPQSQQPYYPQ is encoded by the exons ATGGGTGATTCAGATAAAATAACCGATATTTATCCAGTACCAGAGAAAGTAGTTGGACTAG ttattgGAAAGGGTGGCAGCGAGATCCGTCTCATCCAGCAAACATCAGGATGTCGTGTTCAAATGGATCCTGATCATCAATCTGTCAATGGATTCCGAAACTGTACTATTGAAGGACCACCAGATCAAGTCGCGGTTGCCAGACAAATGATCACTCAAGTTATCAACCGTAACCAAACTGGAGCTCAGCCTGGTGCAGCACCTGGTGAGGTTACCGAAGAAATGCTCATTCCTGCTGATAAAATTGGTCTCGTAATTGGAAAAGGAGGAGAAACAATTCGAATCGTTCAGGAGCAGTCTGGATTGCGAAACTGTAATGTGGTTCAG GAGACTACCACTGCAACTGGCCAGCCGAAGCCACTTCGAATGATTGGAAGTCCTGCAGCAATTGAAACTGCAAAAGCATTGGTTCATAACATTATGAATAACACTCAAGGAAATGCTCCGTTGCTTCAAAGAGCACCTCATCAACCTTCAGGACAGTTTGGTGGTGGCTACGGAGCACAGGAAGCCCAAGCAAAAGGCGAGGTTATTGTTCCTCGTCTGTCAGCAGGAATGATTATTGGAAAAGGAGGAGAAATGATCAAGCGACTGGCAGCGGAGACTGGaacgaaaattcaattcaaaccAGACA ccAACCCAAACTCGGAGGATCGTATCGCAGTGATAATGGGAACGCGTGATCAAATCTATAGAGCTACGGAAAGAATCACTGAAATTGTCAACCGAGCCATCAAAAACAATGGGGCACCACAAGATCGCGGATCAGCTGGAACTGTTCTTCCAGGTCAATCAATATTCTATATGCACGTACCTGCTGGAAAGTGTGGATTGGTCATCGGAAAAGGCGGAGAAAACATCAAACAG ATTGAACGTGAAACTGGAGCCACTTGCGGTTTGGCACCTGCCGCGGAGCAGAAGAACGAGGACGAAAAAGTGTTCGAAATTAAAGGAAGTCAGCTCCAAATTCATCATGCTTCACATCTCGTTAGAATCAAGGTTGGAGAAATTTCTCCGAACACTCCGGTTCCTCCACTTCAAGGGGCTGGTGGTGGATATCAACAACAGCAGGCGATGTTCAGTGCCGGAACTCAAAACGGAGGATATCAAAGCACAGGAGGATTCAttcaacagcagcagcaaccACAGTTCCAacatcaacaacaacaatgGGCTCCACAAAATGGAGGAGGAGTTCAACAACGTCTTCCAACAGAAATGTATCAGAATCCTATGCAACAACCACAAGCCAGTGTCATTCCACAAGCAAGTGCTGATCCCGCACCAGCTGTCAATCCAGCGACAGGAGCTCCTGATTATTCAGCGCAGTGGGCTGCATATTATCG atcgatAGGTCTTGTCGAACAAGCTGCAATGGTAGAGAGTCAGATGCGCCGTAACCAGTCCAACACTGCACCTCTCGGTGACGTGTCTGGTGTTCCACAATCGCAGCAGCCGTACTATCCCCAgtga
- the ZK418.6 gene encoding G-protein coupled receptors family 1 profile domain-containing protein (Confirmed by transcript evidence) codes for MFGEQCSYKKGVGGMIDDIPFIFQNCSQYFVDGDEIYATCDIDKETDPCYLLKELHRSDTFSTYFLAIIPMVLSIITFIINLGYLIAQIKCFRYETMGFKKREAFLMSRSSSNIFAIVLFYVILIVWKVNGFNYVSAMIFIIIGGSTFMSITGIYIVLTVILYMAVAHHISYMTTITLTHCWLIIGLIWIISTVTSVFVGMWGATLFYPDSAPFTCSFESCQQPLAIVIVIMLSICYGTVIGLYIAMMARIHQLVRKSSMVQARCNSNSMIAMRRLSMNMITFAIGTIPILIVCIVALVNLKELSSLGEGCKSPCKTFRLSYLLIDVEMMASISAIVWLIAMIADPVINILSDKKLRGVFIKQFSKFPSIFRKSKERTTSITEVSEDHSEVEKL; via the exons atgtttgGAGAACAATGTTCATACAAAAAAGGAGTTGGTGGAATGATAGATGATattccattcatttttcag AACTGCTCTCAATATTTTGTGGATGGGGACGAAATTTATGCAACGTGTGACATCGATAAGGAGACGGATCCGTGTTATTTGTTAAAG GAACTCCATCGATCAGACACGTTTAGCACTTATTTTCTTGCCATCATACCGATGGTTTTGTCAATTATCACATTTATTATAAATCTAGGATACTTGATAGCTCAAATCAAATGTTTTAGATATGAAACTATGGG tttcaaaaaaagagaggCATTCCTAATGAGTCGATCATCATCAAATATCTTTGCCATTGTATTATTTTATGTTATACTTATTGTTTGGAAAGTTAACGGATTTAATTATGTTTCAGCaatgatttttattattatcgGAGGTAGCACGTTTATGTCAATTACTG GTATCTATATAGTTCTGACAGTAATTTTATATATGGCCGTAGCCCATCACATTTCCTATATGACTACGATAACTCTTACACATTGCTGGCTAATTATTGGATTAATTTGGATAATATCAACTGTTACATCT GTTTTTGTTGGAATGTGGGGAGCAACACTTTTCTATCCAGACTCTGCTCCTTTTACCTGCTCATTTGAATCTTGTCAGCAGCCGCTTGCAATTGTGATAGTGATTATGTTATCGATATGTTATGGTACAGTAATCGGTTTATATATTGCAATGATGGCAAGAATTCATCAATTAGTTCGAAAGTCTTCTATGGTTCAAGCTAGATGCAATTCAAATA GTATGATTGCGATGCGTCGATTGAGTATGAATATGATAACTTTTGCCATTGGAACTATTCCTATTCTTATTGTTTGTATAGTTGCACTTGTAAATCTGAAAGAGCTTTCATCATTAGGAGAAGGATGTAAAAGTCCCTGTAAAACATTTCGTCTAAGTTATCTCCTTATTGACGTTGAAATGATGGCAAGTATATCAGCGATTGTTTG GCTTATCGCTATGATTGCTGATCCTGTCATTAATATATTATCGGACAAAAAGCTGCGAGGCGTTTtcatcaaacaattttcaaaatttccatcgatttttaggaaatCTAAAGAAAGAACCACATCAATCACAGAAGTTTCAGAGGACCACTCTGAAGTCGAAAAGTTGTGA
- the ZK418.10 gene encoding NR LBD domain-containing protein (Confirmed by transcript evidence): protein MQHRKHCISSDQDAKTYIAHPNCRFCSFKRMVLSQDVNLQFTTIKIASMDLAGLINNLSSLNINRNEYFMDYYAKEKSSVDNAVISTINFIKKPPYLVFSMEEWTSINQLSTIDFIKKFDFVNQFSCYSDKSKFIHGVRFKSAIFSTSMRVFNEKKSYMHFPGNVDIFPEHSSQLFNPHFLNKIRSQLIGKLIELDITKNESLLLSALFLCSAVHPDISTEGKNLLYKYQQYYSAALINHCCLTNQQNAPSRYSELLSLYQIIEETHQKVNNFAILYRMKMPHKIGIGINKFE from the exons ATGCAACATCGTAAACATTGTATTTCAAGTGACCAAGATGCGAAAACTTATATTGCACATCCAAATTGTAGATTTTGTTCTTTTAAACGAATGGTTCTAAGTCAGGATGTAAATCTACAATTCACTACTATCAAGATCGCAAGTATGGATTTAGCAGGACTTATCAATAATCTATCATCATTGAATATTAATCGTAACGAATATTTTATGGATTACTATGCAAAGGAAAAGTCATCCGTTGATAATGCAGTTATATCCACtatcaattttatcaaaaaaccacCATATTTAGTATTTTCAATGGAAGAATGGACATCTATTAATCAACTCTCAACTATTgactttatcaaaaagtttgattttgtgaatcaattttcatgttaTTCTGACAAAAGCAAATTTATTCACGGAGTTCGATTCAAATCAGcaatattttcaacttcaatGAGAGTGTTCAACGAAAAGAAAAGTTATATGCACTTTCCAGGAAATGTGGATATTTTCCCAGAACACTCGTCCCAACTATTCAATCcacactttttgaataaaatacgATCACAGCTAATTGGGAAACTTATCGAATTGGATATTACAAAAAACGAGTCTTTGTTATTATCGGCGTTGTTTCTTTGTTCGGCGG ttCACCCTGATATCTCTACTGAAGGAAAGAATCTTCTCTACAAATATCAACAATATTATTCAGCGGCACTTATAAATCATTGTTGTTTAACAAATCAACAGAATGCACCATCAAGATATTCAGAATTGCTCTCTTTGTATCAAATAATTGAGGAAACTCATCAAAAAGTTAATAACTTTGCAATATTATACAGGATGAAGATGCCTCACAAAATTGGAATTGgaatcaataaatttgaataa
- the tofu-7 gene encoding K Homology domain-containing protein (Confirmed by transcript evidence), with protein sequence MGKLTNCLLAAMIASPFVIKYLRYRRLSAFVRLKPQLDDTDSENEADGILADASKDYFIRIPAFAVGAVVGKRGMTLRRLMYETQTECVLRSYTPEELDVASNEVSADAEWTEQFQNEDWFGEESTDTRRKITYLLVRATDEQCVKLVRLRIAEIIDNVQKPWKTAEFEVETQMVGYLVGRGGRHIKTLRDKFSVNIQISDPIPDDPTRSLVTVRGRDLTALKEVEVVMKETVLPRNYNCARNRNYDEDTFLDNGIYDDVDEEIKDLKKVTELLAQDFF encoded by the exons ATGGGAAAGTTGACAAATTGTTTGCTCGCGGCAATGATTGCGAGCCCATTTGTTATCAAATATCTCAg atATCGAAGACTATCCGCATTTGTGAGATTGAAGCCACAGTTGGACGACACTGATTCGGAAAATGAAGCTGATGGAATACTTGCAG ATGCTTCAAAGGATTATTTTATTCGAATCCCGGCATTCGCCGTGGGAGCTGTTGTCGGTAAACGTGGAATGACTTTGAGGAGGCTCATGTATGAAACTCAG ACTGAATGCGTTCTAAGATCGTACACACCGGAGGAGTTGGATGTCGCTAGCAATGAAGT ctctgcCGACGCCGAATGGACGGAACAGTTCCAAAATGAGGATTGGTTTGGCGAAGAATCCACGGACACGCGTCGAAAAATCACTTATCTACTGGTTCGCGCAACAGATGAGCAATGCGTTAAATTAGTCCGATTGAGAATCGCGGAAATTATTGACAATGTTCAGAAGCCTTGGAAGACTGCAGAGTTCGAAGTGGAAACTCAAATGGTCGGATATCTTGTCG GGCGTGGCGGTCGTCATATTAAAACCCTCCGTGATAAGTTTTCCGTCAATATCCAAATTTCCGATCCAATTCCTGATGATCCGACAAGATCTTTGGTAACTGTTCGTGGGCGGGACCTGACAGCTCTGAAAGAAGTGGAGGTTGTGATGAAAGAGACGGTTCTGCCAAGAAACTACAACTGTGCTCGAAATCGAAATTATGATGAGGATACATTTTTGGATAACGGGATCTATGACGATGTTGACGAGGAAATTAAggatctgaaaaaagtaaCTGAACTTCTCGCTCAAGATTTTTTCTAA
- the nhr-9 gene encoding Nuclear hormone receptor family member nhr-9 (Confirmed by transcript evidence), which yields MITQIGSTSSERRCAICSKLGNSYNYGVLSCNACKMFFRRATLGKSEKFCINNDNCDTSNLILTCRQCRYNKCLKMGMRIVTNQYDSLDDIIKVLAKWNLDRSNKLMNFQCFEDPTLDQVIQKHPVFTKKPSNLSFSKSEWGFMEQLTTVEFMSKFEFTRHLFSEDFRIVLKSSCFKIASFIKAVRSYSMKKEDIRYPDGELIVPMELVPFCTSEFLARVQCRLIGRIIELKLKEEEFLLLIAIFVCDPTANNLTARGREILSFHQNVYNDALLQLCLRNEGSCGPARFNDLLSVCHVVNKHVEDIGQLCFMFSFHPPTTKYKRLCAELLGA from the exons ATGATTACACAGATAGGCTCAACTTCTTCTGAACGCCGATGTGCAATATGCTCAAAACTTGGGAATTCATACAATTATGGG GTTCTATCATGCAACGCATGTAAAATGTTCTTTAGAAGAGCAACACTCGGAAAATCGGAGAAGTTCTGTATCAACAATGATAACTGTGATACAAGTAATCTTATTCTCACGTGCCGACAATGTCGATATAataaatgtctgaaaatgggAATGAGAATTGTCACTAATCAATATGACAGTCTTGACGATATTATCAAAGTTCTTGCAAAATGGAATTTGGATCgttcaaataaattaatgaattttcaatgttttgaagATCCAACTTTGGATCAAGTTATTCAGAAACATCCAGTTTTCACAAAGAAACCatcaaatttgtcattttccaAATCGGAATGGGGATTTATGGAACAACTCACCACAGTGGAATTTATGAGTAAATTTGAGTTTACACGACATCTGTTTTCCGAAGATTTTCGAATTGTACTCAAATCatcttgtttcaaaattgcgTCTTTCATTAAAGCAGTACGATcatattcaatgaaaaaagaagatatcCGCTATCCAGATGGTGAACTCATTGTTCCAATGGAACTTGTCCCATTTTGTACGTCCGAATTTCTTGCAAGAGTTCAATGTCGGTTGATTGGTAGAAtcattgaattaaaattgaaagaagagGAATTTTTGTTACTCATTGCAATTTTCGTTTGCGATCCCA CTGCTAACAACTTGACAGCTCGTGGAAGAGAAATACTCAGTTTCCATCAAAATGTTTACAATGATGCACTTTTACAATTATGTCTGAGGAATGAAGGATCTTGTGGTCCAGCTCGATTCAATGATTTATTGTCAGTCTGTCACGTGGTGAATAAACACGTAGAAGATATTGGGCAGTTGTGCTTTATGTTCAGTTTTCATCCACCAACTACAAAATATAAGAGACTGTGTGCAGAACTTCTGGGAGCAtga